In one Vulgatibacter incomptus genomic region, the following are encoded:
- the purB gene encoding adenylosuccinate lyase codes for MIARYARPEMTALWTSEARYERWLAVELAAAEAMAKRGEVPQADYDALVAKAPKQITAEDAERIEEIEKTVKHDVIAFLTFVEEKVGPEARWLHLGLTSSDVLDTTLALQLKEAGEKILAGVDRALEAIEKRAFEHKDTPMIGRSHGIHAEPITFGLKMASWYAELSRDRARLAEAVHGVAHGMISGAVGTFANVDPEVEAHVCRKLGLEPDPVTTQVISRDRHADFFHALALMGASLERFSVEVRHLQRTEVREAEEPFTPGQKGSSAMPHKRNPILTENMTGLARLLRGYASTAMENVALWHERDISHSSVERVIGPDATVLADFMLHRFTRLVAEMRVYPERMRENLEITGGLIYSQRLLLELARRGVARQTAYVFVQRNAMKFYEEGTDFLEALLADEDLRKHLSEDEIRGVFELGYHTKHVDEIFRRVFGKA; via the coding sequence ATGATCGCCCGCTACGCCCGCCCCGAGATGACCGCCCTCTGGACCAGCGAGGCTCGCTACGAGCGCTGGCTCGCCGTGGAGCTCGCCGCCGCGGAGGCCATGGCCAAGCGTGGCGAGGTACCTCAGGCGGACTATGACGCGCTGGTGGCGAAGGCGCCCAAGCAGATCACCGCCGAGGACGCCGAGCGGATCGAGGAGATCGAGAAGACGGTCAAGCACGACGTGATCGCCTTCCTGACCTTCGTCGAGGAGAAGGTCGGCCCCGAGGCGCGGTGGCTCCACCTGGGCCTGACCTCGAGCGACGTGCTCGACACCACGCTCGCCCTCCAGCTCAAGGAGGCCGGCGAGAAGATCCTGGCTGGCGTGGACCGCGCCCTCGAGGCGATCGAGAAGCGCGCGTTCGAGCACAAGGACACGCCGATGATCGGCCGCAGCCACGGCATCCACGCCGAGCCGATCACCTTCGGCCTGAAGATGGCGAGCTGGTACGCCGAGCTCTCCCGCGACCGCGCGCGCCTCGCGGAGGCCGTGCACGGCGTGGCCCACGGGATGATCTCGGGCGCCGTCGGGACCTTCGCCAACGTGGATCCGGAGGTGGAGGCCCACGTCTGCCGCAAGCTCGGCCTCGAGCCGGATCCCGTGACCACGCAGGTGATCTCCCGCGACCGCCACGCGGACTTCTTCCACGCGCTGGCGCTGATGGGCGCGAGCCTGGAGCGCTTCTCGGTGGAGGTCCGCCACCTCCAGCGCACCGAGGTGCGCGAGGCCGAGGAGCCGTTCACGCCGGGCCAGAAGGGCTCGTCGGCGATGCCCCACAAGCGCAACCCGATCCTCACCGAGAACATGACGGGCCTGGCGCGCCTCCTGCGCGGCTACGCCTCCACGGCGATGGAGAACGTGGCGCTCTGGCACGAGCGGGACATCAGCCACTCCAGCGTGGAGCGCGTGATCGGCCCCGACGCGACCGTCCTCGCGGACTTCATGCTCCATCGCTTCACGCGGCTGGTCGCGGAGATGCGCGTCTACCCGGAGCGGATGCGCGAGAACCTCGAGATCACGGGTGGGCTGATCTACTCGCAGCGGCTCCTCCTGGAGCTCGCCCGCCGCGGCGTCGCCCGCCAGACGGCCTACGTCTTCGTGCAGCGCAACGCGATGAAGTTCTACGAGGAGGGCACCGACTTCCTCGAGGCGCTCCTCGCCGACGAGGATCTGCGCAAGCACCTCAGCGAGGACGAGATCCGCGGCGTCTTCGAGCTCGGCTACCACACCAAGCACGTGGACGAGATCTTCCGCCGCGTCTTCGGCAAGGCCTGA
- the sugE gene encoding quaternary ammonium compound efflux SMR transporter SugE has translation MFYWMLLIVAGLLETGWAIGLKYTEGFTKLVPSILTGTALLASMGLLGVAVKGLPIGTAYGVWVGIGALGVAVLGIVLLGESASPARLFFLGLLLVSIVGLKVTGS, from the coding sequence ATGTTCTACTGGATGTTGCTGATCGTCGCCGGCCTCCTCGAGACTGGCTGGGCCATCGGGCTCAAGTACACCGAGGGATTCACCAAGCTCGTACCCAGCATTCTCACTGGCACCGCGCTCCTGGCGAGCATGGGCCTGCTGGGCGTCGCCGTGAAGGGGCTGCCCATCGGCACGGCCTACGGCGTCTGGGTCGGGATCGGCGCGCTCGGAGTCGCGGTGCTCGGGATCGTCCTCCTGGGCGAGTCCGCGTCGCCGGCCCGGTTGTTCTTCCTCGGCCTGCTCCTCGTCTCGATCGTCGGCCTCAAGGTGACGGGTTCGTAG
- a CDS encoding phosphoribosylaminoimidazolesuccinocarboxamide synthase, with protein MVSDSLLSQQLDQTLVGTNLPLPGRYQGKVRDTYDLGDQILIVATDRLSAFDVELTSLPFKGQILNQIASFWFEATKDVAPNHVISQPDPTALLARKCKALPVEVVVRGYITGSLWRDYLEGKAGVYGIDFPKDLKKDQAFDHAIITPSTKAPVGEHDEPISCDEVVTRGLVPADLWEEVQKRALALFARGQELALEQGLILVDTKYEFGLFGDELLVIDEIHTPDSSRFWEASEYEERFAAGKEQRMLDKENLRQWLIQERGFKGQGPAPEIPADVRVDLARKYVMNFERLTGKPFEPAVGDPKARLEQNLRAVGILR; from the coding sequence ATGGTTTCCGATTCCCTCCTCAGCCAGCAGCTCGATCAGACCCTCGTCGGCACGAACCTCCCCCTCCCAGGCCGCTACCAGGGCAAGGTCCGCGACACCTACGACCTCGGCGACCAGATCCTCATCGTCGCCACCGATCGCCTCTCTGCCTTCGACGTGGAGCTCACCTCGCTGCCGTTCAAGGGGCAGATCCTCAACCAGATCGCCTCGTTCTGGTTCGAGGCCACCAAGGACGTCGCGCCCAACCACGTGATCTCCCAGCCGGATCCGACCGCGCTCCTCGCACGCAAGTGCAAGGCGCTCCCGGTGGAGGTGGTGGTCCGCGGCTACATCACGGGCTCGCTCTGGCGCGACTACCTCGAGGGCAAGGCCGGTGTGTACGGCATCGACTTCCCGAAGGACCTCAAGAAGGACCAGGCCTTCGACCACGCCATCATCACTCCGTCGACCAAGGCGCCGGTGGGCGAGCACGACGAGCCCATCTCCTGCGACGAGGTGGTGACGCGTGGCCTCGTTCCGGCGGATCTGTGGGAGGAGGTGCAGAAGCGCGCCCTCGCCCTCTTCGCCCGCGGGCAGGAGCTCGCGCTCGAGCAGGGGCTCATCCTCGTCGACACCAAGTACGAGTTCGGCCTCTTCGGCGACGAGCTCCTGGTGATCGACGAGATCCACACCCCCGACTCCTCGCGGTTCTGGGAGGCCTCCGAGTACGAGGAGCGCTTCGCCGCCGGCAAGGAGCAGCGGATGCTCGACAAGGAGAACCTCCGCCAGTGGCTCATCCAGGAGCGGGGCTTCAAGGGCCAGGGGCCCGCGCCCGAGATCCCCGCTGACGTCCGCGTGGACCTCGCTCGCAAGTACGTGATGAACTTCGAGCGCCTCACCGGCAAGCCCTTCGAGCCCGCGGTCGGCGATCCGAAGGCGCGCCTCGAGCAGAACCTGCGCGCGGTGGGCATCCTTCGCTAA
- a CDS encoding endonuclease/exonuclease/phosphatase family protein, whose translation MATYNILHASLKGLDAIASVLAGIDADLIGLQEVDQGVERSGGAWQAAELADRLGFHHTFAAACPWESGLYGVAVLSRFPILGRETTALPSRAILPLGDGAEPRILVEAEIELPAGLVDGATALTFAVTHLGLDPTERRLQADAIASRLHRRPRTLLCGDFNEGRTEPAYAKLSASLTDCVADAGGGLVRSYPSHRPTIGIDHVLRSGDLPPASRAWAVPTEASDHLPVVVDLG comes from the coding sequence GTGGCGACGTACAACATCCTCCATGCGAGCCTCAAGGGGCTCGACGCGATCGCCTCGGTCCTCGCCGGGATCGACGCCGATCTGATCGGCCTCCAGGAGGTCGATCAGGGCGTCGAACGCTCGGGCGGTGCCTGGCAGGCCGCCGAGCTCGCGGACCGCCTCGGCTTCCACCACACCTTCGCGGCCGCCTGCCCGTGGGAGAGCGGACTCTACGGGGTCGCCGTCCTCTCGCGGTTTCCCATCCTCGGGCGGGAGACGACGGCCCTGCCCTCCCGCGCCATCCTCCCGTTGGGCGATGGCGCCGAGCCGCGGATTCTCGTCGAGGCGGAGATCGAGCTACCGGCGGGACTGGTGGACGGAGCGACGGCGCTCACCTTCGCGGTGACCCACCTCGGCCTCGATCCCACCGAACGGAGGCTCCAGGCGGACGCCATCGCGAGCCGGCTCCATCGGAGGCCCCGGACGCTCCTCTGCGGCGACTTCAACGAGGGGCGCACCGAGCCCGCCTACGCGAAGCTCTCCGCCTCCCTGACCGATTGCGTTGCCGACGCCGGGGGCGGGCTGGTACGAAGCTATCCGTCCCATCGGCCGACGATCGGCATCGATCACGTCCTTCGCAGCGGCGACCTGCCCCCGGCCTCACGGGCGTGGGCGGTGCCGACCGAAGCGTCGGACCATCTTCCCGTCGTCGTCGACCTCGGGTAG
- a CDS encoding RNA methyltransferase: MGEEVGFVLYKPRLADNVGGVARALVNFGFSRLAIADPATWHFDPRSAVKAEHVLEKAYMALTLDEAIGPYAWVCGTTSRKIRRRPAISPRELGEEAARRMAAGASICVVLGSENHGLTDEDLERCDAICRIDTSLEQPSINLAQAAAILAYELRQGLKLPRPPRELAVAATREEVDRLVASTREALLGAGFLNPQQPDKILGELRRLLVRGEPTKREVELLTAAAKQVQRTVVPTPRRSE, encoded by the coding sequence ATGGGCGAGGAAGTGGGCTTCGTGCTGTACAAGCCGCGGTTGGCGGACAACGTGGGCGGCGTCGCCCGTGCGTTGGTCAACTTCGGCTTCTCTCGCCTGGCGATCGCGGATCCCGCCACGTGGCACTTCGATCCGCGCAGCGCGGTGAAGGCCGAGCACGTGCTAGAGAAGGCCTACATGGCGCTGACCCTCGACGAGGCGATCGGCCCGTACGCCTGGGTCTGCGGCACCACCAGCCGCAAGATCCGCCGCCGCCCCGCGATCTCGCCGCGGGAGCTGGGAGAGGAGGCCGCTCGCCGTATGGCGGCCGGGGCCTCGATCTGCGTGGTGCTCGGCAGCGAGAACCACGGCCTCACGGACGAGGATCTCGAGCGCTGCGACGCGATCTGCCGGATCGACACCTCGCTGGAGCAGCCGTCGATCAACCTCGCCCAGGCGGCGGCGATCCTGGCCTACGAGCTCCGGCAGGGCCTGAAGCTGCCGCGGCCGCCACGCGAGCTGGCCGTGGCGGCGACGAGGGAGGAGGTCGACCGCCTCGTAGCGTCTACTCGCGAAGCGCTCCTCGGCGCGGGCTTCCTCAACCCCCAGCAGCCCGACAAGATCCTCGGCGAGCTGCGCCGGCTCCTCGTCCGCGGCGAGCCGACCAAGCGCGAGGTCGAGCTCCTCACGGCCGCGGCGAAGCAGGTGCAGCGAACCGTGGTGCCGACGCCGCGCCGCTCGGAGTAG